In a single window of the Pirellulales bacterium genome:
- a CDS encoding tyrosine-type recombinase/integrase produces the protein MTPDDVKALISATRTTATQDRAILDLLLHSGLRCAELCDLRVSDVQGDTLTVRKGKGGRRRVIRLARTYGHWELHLRACSAGPDDFVFRTRTGEKLATSHIRRMVGRLARKAGVAGAHPHAFRHAHACCVYDGIGDLATVSRQLGHARLSTTDTYLRGLGVSLDAVASLAF, from the coding sequence ATGACTCCCGACGACGTGAAAGCCTTGATTTCGGCGACCAGGACCACAGCAACACAGGATCGGGCGATCCTGGACCTGCTGCTGCACAGCGGCCTTCGCTGTGCTGAACTGTGTGACCTGCGCGTCTCAGACGTGCAGGGCGACACGCTCACCGTGCGCAAGGGCAAGGGCGGCAGACGCCGAGTGATCCGGCTCGCCCGAACCTACGGCCACTGGGAGCTTCACCTTCGCGCTTGCAGCGCTGGTCCTGATGACTTCGTGTTCAGGACCAGGACGGGAGAGAAGTTAGCCACGTCGCATATAAGGCGCATGGTGGGCCGCTTGGCACGCAAGGCTGGCGTGGCAGGTGCGCATCCTCACGCTTTCCGCCACGCTCACGCCTGCTGCGTTTACGATGGCATTGGCGATCTCGCGACCGTGAGCCGCCAGCTTGGCCATGCGAGACTCAGTACGACGGACACGTATCTTCGCGGCCTCGGCGTGAGCCTGGACGCCGTGGCTTCGCTAGCGTTCTAA